Part of the Methylomonas sp. AM2-LC genome, AATGAATACATCTATCGAAAATTGCAAATGCCGCTATTTTACTTCTTATAGCGGCGTTAAACTGCCGTTGAAATTGGTTAATCAATTAACCGATATGGTACCGGAAAATCGAAACACCTATTTTAGGGCTTATTTTGATCCAGAAGAACAACTCATTTTGTGTCAGAAGCTGGTATACGGTGAAATTGAATTGCAACATCGTTATACCTATTACTCTAACCACATGCTCAGCCAAGCTGAAATTACCGATGCTGATGGAGAAGTGACAGTTTTAAGTTTTACAGAGACTGGGGAGTCATTAGCAGATTAGCGGTAAAGCTAGATTCGATTTGGCAATTCTGGAAGTTGATTGCGATTTGATCAGACGCTATATCAGCTATCTTGTGACAATAAAGAATTTCAGTTTAATGGCACGTAAAAGCTTGAAACTTGACGTTCAATTAATTACTATCCATACCAGTTGGGTAGGATATTCCAACCAGCGGGCGGCACGTCACTTTAAAAATAATCTATCATCATGACCGAATATCATAGACTCCACATTCCTATTACCACATGGTTTTTACCATTAATGTTGCCGGGCGCACAATGATGCGCAGCCCGCTGGTTGGCACATCTACGGACTACGGACTCGCGTAGTAAGTACTGTAAAAGTCTAAGAAGATAGTTAAAGATATGGAACCTAAAGCCTATATTGCAGCGGTGGATACTGCATTACTTCCGCTGGCAAATGATGATCATGCGAAAGTAATGTCTGCTTATCTCAAAGGGCAGTTTCCGTTTTTAGGGATACCTGCGCCGAAAAGGCGGCAAGCGGTAAAACTAATTGGAATTAATAAGTGGGATTCTTCGAAATTATTTGAGGTAGTGGATTTGCTATGGCAGCGGCCCGAACGAGAATATCGATACACCGCAATTGATCTACTTCGTCGACATGCCAGAGTTATACAAGTAACTAAACTGCCACACCTGCATCGCCTTATTCTAACTGATTCCTGGTGGGAAACTGTCGACGGGCTGGCAGGAGTGGTCAGTGCAATGTTCCATCCTTGCTATAACACTGATGGCCATTATGCAAAGGTTGCAATGGATGAATGGATAGCGCATAACAATTTCTGGTCACAACGTGTAGCCATGTTGCATCAGCTTGGTTGGCGAATGCATACTAATTCAGATCGATTATTTAGCTATGCCAAGTTGCTTGCGCATGAAAAAGAATTTTTCCTTCGGAAGGCAATAGGCTGGGCTCTCCGAGATTACGCCCGCTGGAATCCTTAGGCTGTAAGTGCTTATCTAAAGGAAAACGAAGCTATTTTTTCCAGCTTGACCATAAAGGAAGCTAAAAAGCACTTATAATCGCATTTAGCTTGCCATAAGTAGAGCAAAGCCACCGTCGGCATTACAGGTTTTGTTCAGCCTATAATGTTGAATTTAAACTTTTACAGTTTAACAACACACAACAAGCGCATTTACATATGATAATAACCTTCAAATTTGCTTAACATTAATATTCAATGTTTGAATCCGATAAGCTATTTGCCTAGGCGTCATATCCAGCAGACGTGCTGCTTTGGCCTGCACCCAGCCACTTTGCTCCAAAGCAGCAATCACGCGTTCACGTTCATCCATATTTTCATCATGTAAATCTACGTGCTTAACAGCATATGCACTACGACTAATGCCAATCTCACTTTCCAGACCGGTACTGGCAATCACATCCCTATCGATAATACCCTCGGCACTCATGATCGCCGCGCGCTCTAAACGGTTTTCCAATTCGCGCACATTTCCCGGCCAATCGTGTTTCATCAGAATACGAATAGCACTTTCTTTAATTTCCAATTGCCGACCACCCTGTTGCTTAGAAATGCGGTTCAACAGGAAACTCGCCAGCTCTGGAATATCTTCAATACGATCTCTAAGCGGTGGCATATTAATGGGCATGACGTTGAGCCGATAATACAAATCTTCACGAAAACAACCCTCAGCCACTTCCTGCTCTAAATTTCGGTTGGTAGCGGCGATAATACGCACGTTTACTTTCAGCGTTCTTACTCCCCCCACTCTTTCGAATTCACCCTCCTGCAATACTCTTAACAATTTGGCCTGGAACGAGGCGGAAATTTCACCAATTTCATCCAGAAACAACGTACCATTGTCGGCGAGTTCAAAACGCCCCTTGCGCTGTCCAATGGCTCCGCTGAATGCACCTTTTTCATGTCCAAATAATTCTGATTCCAACAAGGTATCCGGCAAGGCCGCACAATTCAACTTCAAAAACGGGCCATTTGCGCAAGCCGAATTAAAATGTATGGAACTGGCAACCACTTCCTTACCGGTACCCGATTCGCCGCGAATCAGTACAGTGGTATGCCATTTTGCAACCTGACGGATAATATCAAACACTTTAAGCATCGGTTCAGAATGGCCAATAATATTTTCAAAGCGATAATTTTTAACCAGAGCTTGCTTTAGATAATCACGTTCACTTGCCAACTCGTTTTGCTTACGCTCCATAACCCGTAGCAAATTGACACTATTGGCAATTAAATTGGCCACCATTTCCATAAAACGTGCACGTTCACCCAAAAATCGGGCATCGCAGGGTTGAGCGGCAAGAATCCCGACTACTTCACCGTGTTCAACCGCTAAGGGAGATCCTATAAAAGGTAGATCAGGATTATAAACACCGAGACGACTCAAAAAACGTGGCTCATCTTTAATACGTTCCACAACAATCGTACAGCCCTCGTCCAATATTGCCCCAACCAGTCCTTCGCCAGGTTGATAACGGACAGAACGATCAATATTTTCACCGTAAATTTCACACAAACTCATACTATCGTCATCGACATCACGCAAGGTGATCATTCCAAAATGTAATCCTGAGCGTTTATGCAAAATTTCCAGAATACCTTTAAGCTTTGATCGCAAATCATGGGTACTATTGAGTAATTGACTAACCAGAAATAAAGTATCCAGTTCCGATTCAACCATCAGTAAACGTTCATTCATAACCATTAACCGAAGTGATATTTTTGGGACAAACTGGAAAGCTTAAGTTAACACAACAACCCTTTTGATAATTGGGATCAATCCCTATCATGCCATTGTGTTGAGTAACAATTTCTTTAACCATCACCAACCCCATGCCAGCCTGCACCTCACCCATACCATGTGTCGTAAAAAATGGCTCAAAAACTTTGTTGCGTTGATTCTGTGGAATACCCGGCCCAGTATCTGCTATCGATACATTGACCCAATCATTATCCACTGCTGTAATGATTTTAATCATGCGTTCGTGGCTGCCAGCACGATTCATAGCATTAACGCAGTTATCAATTAATTGTTTGAAAGACATACGTAGTTTATTAGCCGAACCGAGGATAGATGGCAATACAGGATTAGGTAACCAGTCAACGATAATTCCGTTTGCTAAAAACTTGTTACTGTACAACAGCATCACCTCATGCAAAAGCTGATTAACATTAACAGGAACAACTGCTGTTTCAGGTATTTCCGGCACACAATTCTGTAAAGTTTTCAGAGTTTCTGCACCCATTAATTGCACTTGACCCAATAAATCTTGTAAAGGCTTATTGCTCACTTCATTTCGTTGCGCCATAATCTGAATGGCAGCATTAATTTGATTTAAAGGCTGACAAATCTGATGCATGGCTCCCAGCAGGGTTTCACGAATACTCCGAATATGTTCTTCTTCTGCCAACACGGTGCGCAAGGCCTGAATCTGCATATGTTCCTGCTGACGACGTTGCAGGCTGATATCGTTAATACTCAATAACAAATAATCTCTGGATTGTTTAACAAAAAAATTATCAGCGCAACTATCGCTTTCGGTAAACCAATTACCCGAACAAGAAAACCAGCGCGTACCGCGCCGCCCCACCCCTTCTACACGCACTTCATAATTTGCAAAGCCGCGTTTACGATCTGAGTCATTCCAAAGATCCCCCATGTCGGGTTCCAAGGCGTCTAGAAAAAATAAAGCGGGCTCATTTTTATCCAATTCGCTAATCAGCATTTTGTACATCTGATTATCCAGAACAACCTTTTTCTTTTCGTCCAGTACGACCATTGCGACTGGTGATGCATTAATTACCGATTCAATCAGTTGTTTCTGGTTAGTGACTAATTGTTCGGCATTATGTGTCTGAGTTACATCGCGATGCATACCTATAAAATGACTAATATCGCCTTTTTCATTCAACATCGGCGCGATAGTCAAATCAGCCAGATAGCGTTGACCTTGTTTTTTACGATTGACCAATTGTCCGTGCCAAACTTTTTTTCTGGAAATAGTATGCCAAAGATCATAATAAACTTGGCGTGGCGTAGATTTATCAGAAAGCTTTGATTCATTCATGCCGAGTATTTCAGATGCTTTATAGCCTGTGACACTTGTGAAAGCATCATTGATATAAAGAATGTTCGCTTTTTTATCGGTAATAGAAATAGCAATTGGTGCTTGTTCCACGGTTTTAACAAATAAGGAAAAAGGTAAGTTTTGCGACTGCTTTCCTCTTTGTCCCTTGCTGGCTTCCTCCACATCTGCAGGTATTAGTTGATCAGCCACTTCTGCGGCAATCTCGGTAAGCAGATATTCGGGTGTTGGTTTAGTCATAGCCGGAATTTCTCATAAGATTAAGTTCTGATAAATTACATGCAATTTAAACGCCAAAACCCAGGGTTTTGAATTTAAAAAGGCAAAGACACCTATCCAGCTTTTAAAAGTAACGATAAATCGGTAGCTTCTGCTGGCTGTACCCTCATCGTGTAAATTTACAGGCATTAGTAATTCATGTATTAGTCAAAGTAGCATGGTCACGTTCCAAAATAAAATACGCTAGAAATTCCTTGTTGGTACTTAATTGTAAGGTTTACAACAATTTTAATCCAGCTGACTACTGACTGTATTTTTTAGCACAGAAAATACCACAAATTTTCAACAACATTATTACGTAATCCACTACAGCGCTGACTTTTTACAGCCTTGGCATGGATGATGCTGTTTAGTTAACAAAACTGTGGGTTATAACAATGAGTGAATACTTACTTCTAATTTTAGGTACAGCCTTAGTCAACAATGTCGTGTTGGTTAAGTTTTTAGGGTTATGTCCTTTCATGGGCGTATCTAATAAACTCGACACGGCATTAGGTATGGGCATGGCTACTACCTTTGTTTTAACTTTGGCCTCTGCCGCAAGCTGGGTATTAGAACATTATTTGCTGATTCCGTTTGATATCGGTTTTCTAAGAGTTCTAGGATTTATTTTGGTCATTGCCGCTGTGGTGCAATTTACAGAGATGGTCATCCATAAAACTAGTCCGGTACTCTATCAAGTACTGGGTATTTTTTTACCTTTAATTACCACTAATTGTGCAGTTTTGGGCGTCGCATTATTGAATATTCAGGAAAAATATAATTTTATACAAAGCTTGCTATTTGGCTTTGGTTCAGCTTTAGGATTTACTCTGGTGATGGTGCTATTTGCCGGTCTGCGTGAACGCTTGGCGCTCATGGCTGTACCGGCACTTTTTTCCGGCACCCCCATTGCGTTTATCACCGCTGGCATTTTGTCGCTGGCTTTTATGGGATTTGCAGGACTTTACAGCAAATAAGAGGCACGCTATGTACGTTTTATCTGCCATAGTCATTATGACAGCCCTTGGCTTGCTTCTGGGCTTTAGTTTAGGTATTGCCGCTAAATATTTAAAAGTGGAATCAGATCCTTTGGTTGAGAAAGTCGAAGCTCTGATGCCAGGTTCTCAATGCGGTCAGTGCGGATTTCCTGGGTGTAAGCCAGCAGCTGAGGCGCTAGTCTCAGGTGCTGCTCCTGTTACGCTATGCCCGCCCGGTGGCACAGCACTGGTTGAACAATTGGCAAAATTACTGGGTGTCGATGTTGATTTAAGTAATACACAGGATCAAGAGCCCATGGTTGCCCGTGTCAGCGAAGAAACCTGCACTGGCTGTACGCGTTGTTTCAAAGTGTGTCCAACTGATGCCATTGTTGGCGCGCCTAAACAAATTCATGCAGTGGTAGCAGATGCCTGTATTGGTTGCAAAAAATGCGTAGAGGTATGTCCTACAGAGTGTTTGCAAATGCACCCCATTGATATAACGCTTCGCAATTGGCGCTGGCCTAAACCACAACCGCAGATTGCAGCCTAAAGGAGAATATCTATGCTCGCATTCCTAGAAAACCCAAGACTGCGCGGCGGTATTCATGCTGAAGAACACAAACAGCTAACTACCGATAAAACTATTATTAAAGATTTCCCCCTCCCCAAAAAACTTTATATACCTGTACAACAACATGTGGGCAAACCTGCGGAGCCCATTGTCAAAGTTGGAGAGCGCGTTTACAAAGGTCAACTGTTAGCTTATAGCCAAGGCACCATTTCGGCGCCTATTCACGCACCAACATCGGGCAAAATTATCGATGTTAAAGATTTTCCAGCACCACATCCCTCAGTTTTACCGGTGCGAACGGTGATTTTGGAAAGTGATG contains:
- a CDS encoding DUF6156 family protein, whose amino-acid sequence is MNTSIENCKCRYFTSYSGVKLPLKLVNQLTDMVPENRNTYFRAYFDPEEQLILCQKLVYGEIELQHRYTYYSNHMLSQAEITDADGEVTVLSFTETGESLAD
- the nifA gene encoding nif-specific transcriptional activator NifA, translating into MNERLLMVESELDTLFLVSQLLNSTHDLRSKLKGILEILHKRSGLHFGMITLRDVDDDSMSLCEIYGENIDRSVRYQPGEGLVGAILDEGCTIVVERIKDEPRFLSRLGVYNPDLPFIGSPLAVEHGEVVGILAAQPCDARFLGERARFMEMVANLIANSVNLLRVMERKQNELASERDYLKQALVKNYRFENIIGHSEPMLKVFDIIRQVAKWHTTVLIRGESGTGKEVVASSIHFNSACANGPFLKLNCAALPDTLLESELFGHEKGAFSGAIGQRKGRFELADNGTLFLDEIGEISASFQAKLLRVLQEGEFERVGGVRTLKVNVRIIAATNRNLEQEVAEGCFREDLYYRLNVMPINMPPLRDRIEDIPELASFLLNRISKQQGGRQLEIKESAIRILMKHDWPGNVRELENRLERAAIMSAEGIIDRDVIASTGLESEIGISRSAYAVKHVDLHDENMDERERVIAALEQSGWVQAKAARLLDMTPRQIAYRIQTLNINVKQI
- the rsxA gene encoding electron transport complex subunit RsxA, which produces MSEYLLLILGTALVNNVVLVKFLGLCPFMGVSNKLDTALGMGMATTFVLTLASAASWVLEHYLLIPFDIGFLRVLGFILVIAAVVQFTEMVIHKTSPVLYQVLGIFLPLITTNCAVLGVALLNIQEKYNFIQSLLFGFGSALGFTLVMVLFAGLRERLALMAVPALFSGTPIAFITAGILSLAFMGFAGLYSK
- a CDS encoding DNA alkylation repair protein: MEPKAYIAAVDTALLPLANDDHAKVMSAYLKGQFPFLGIPAPKRRQAVKLIGINKWDSSKLFEVVDLLWQRPEREYRYTAIDLLRRHARVIQVTKLPHLHRLILTDSWWETVDGLAGVVSAMFHPCYNTDGHYAKVAMDEWIAHNNFWSQRVAMLHQLGWRMHTNSDRLFSYAKLLAHEKEFFLRKAIGWALRDYARWNP
- the rsxB gene encoding electron transport complex subunit RsxB; translated protein: MYVLSAIVIMTALGLLLGFSLGIAAKYLKVESDPLVEKVEALMPGSQCGQCGFPGCKPAAEALVSGAAPVTLCPPGGTALVEQLAKLLGVDVDLSNTQDQEPMVARVSEETCTGCTRCFKVCPTDAIVGAPKQIHAVVADACIGCKKCVEVCPTECLQMHPIDITLRNWRWPKPQPQIAA
- the nifL gene encoding nitrogen fixation negative regulator NifL, producing the protein MTKPTPEYLLTEIAAEVADQLIPADVEEASKGQRGKQSQNLPFSLFVKTVEQAPIAISITDKKANILYINDAFTSVTGYKASEILGMNESKLSDKSTPRQVYYDLWHTISRKKVWHGQLVNRKKQGQRYLADLTIAPMLNEKGDISHFIGMHRDVTQTHNAEQLVTNQKQLIESVINASPVAMVVLDEKKKVVLDNQMYKMLISELDKNEPALFFLDALEPDMGDLWNDSDRKRGFANYEVRVEGVGRRGTRWFSCSGNWFTESDSCADNFFVKQSRDYLLLSINDISLQRRQQEHMQIQALRTVLAEEEHIRSIRETLLGAMHQICQPLNQINAAIQIMAQRNEVSNKPLQDLLGQVQLMGAETLKTLQNCVPEIPETAVVPVNVNQLLHEVMLLYSNKFLANGIIVDWLPNPVLPSILGSANKLRMSFKQLIDNCVNAMNRAGSHERMIKIITAVDNDWVNVSIADTGPGIPQNQRNKVFEPFFTTHGMGEVQAGMGLVMVKEIVTQHNGMIGIDPNYQKGCCVNLSFPVCPKNITSVNGYE